A window of the Halopseudomonas phragmitis genome harbors these coding sequences:
- a CDS encoding DUF4062 domain-containing protein: MEKKFQIFVSSTYEDLKDERNEIIKAVLEMGHIPVGMEMFSAADEEQWKVIARTIDSVDYYAVVVAHRYGSVTSEGISYTEKEFDYASSKGVPVLGFVIDDVAPWPSTRTESDSKKLKKLAAFKTKVKARLVQFWSNRDDLRGKFSVALMKSIINTPRTGWVRADEVAGPLVTKELTRLSSENAALRDQVDSMKKAVTESENAVGRAMRVLAKNEVRFQLRKTANWKEADRYTLSLADIFGYVAPNLIDENSSLGVAQDLALKVLRGPKYFKNWPIGKNQTAEIIADFAALDLVEPSKKKHQVSDTNTYWSLTKLGKKLLQEFRKVKLEEGLAELPEQSDATNG; the protein is encoded by the coding sequence ATGGAAAAGAAGTTTCAGATATTCGTCAGCTCGACCTACGAGGATCTCAAAGATGAACGAAACGAGATCATTAAGGCGGTGCTAGAGATGGGGCATATTCCAGTCGGAATGGAAATGTTCAGCGCTGCAGACGAAGAACAGTGGAAAGTAATCGCGCGAACGATCGATTCGGTTGACTACTATGCGGTGGTTGTCGCGCATCGATACGGTTCAGTCACGAGCGAAGGAATTAGTTACACAGAGAAGGAGTTCGATTACGCATCAAGCAAAGGTGTGCCCGTTCTCGGATTTGTCATAGACGACGTAGCTCCATGGCCATCCACAAGAACCGAGAGTGACAGCAAGAAGCTTAAGAAGCTCGCGGCATTCAAGACCAAAGTAAAGGCCAGACTGGTTCAGTTCTGGAGTAACAGAGACGACCTGCGTGGGAAGTTTTCTGTGGCCTTAATGAAGTCCATCATCAACACACCGCGCACTGGATGGGTTCGTGCCGATGAGGTCGCAGGGCCGCTTGTCACCAAAGAACTGACCCGCTTGAGCAGTGAAAATGCCGCCTTGCGAGACCAAGTCGATTCGATGAAAAAGGCCGTCACCGAAAGCGAAAATGCGGTTGGAAGGGCTATGAGAGTTCTTGCCAAGAACGAAGTACGGTTTCAACTTCGAAAGACCGCAAATTGGAAAGAGGCCGATAGATATACGCTTTCGCTCGCTGATATCTTTGGTTACGTGGCGCCAAATTTAATTGATGAAAATTCATCGCTTGGTGTCGCCCAGGATTTAGCGCTCAAGGTGCTTAGAGGGCCGAAATATTTCAAGAACTGGCCAATTGGGAAGAATCAAACGGCAGAAATAATTGCTGATTTCGCTGCCCTTGATCTTGTGGAGCCGTCCAAGAAGAAGCACCAAGTCAGCGACACAAATACATATTGGTCTCTCACCAAGCTAGGGAAAAAGCTCCTGCAAGAGTTTCGCAAGGTGAAGTTGGAAGAGGGGCTGGCCGAACTGCCAGAGCAATCCGATGCGACAAATGGCTAA
- a CDS encoding DUF2750 domain-containing protein yields MPYKMNGKQFASVLALDTFDRYVHFIGKIADWEQLWGVKSDEGWLVPVAPEGFEYFPLWPHPDYAQKIADENFPGHTATEISLEDLLEHWLPLFEQDKLKVAVFPNREWTFWCINPTDLKSAITDELAKYE; encoded by the coding sequence GTGCCATATAAAATGAATGGAAAGCAGTTCGCATCAGTTCTTGCTCTTGATACTTTCGATAGATATGTACACTTCATAGGCAAGATTGCCGACTGGGAGCAATTGTGGGGTGTTAAGAGCGATGAAGGCTGGCTGGTTCCTGTTGCCCCAGAAGGATTCGAATATTTCCCATTGTGGCCACATCCGGATTATGCGCAGAAAATCGCGGATGAAAATTTCCCTGGTCATACTGCCACTGAAATTTCTCTTGAAGATCTACTTGAGCATTGGTTGCCGCTATTCGAGCAAGACAAATTGAAAGTGGCTGTTTTTCCAAATAGAGAATGGACGTTTTGGTGTATTAATCCAACTGATTTAAAGAGCGCAATCACCGATGAATTGGCTAAATACGAGTAA
- a CDS encoding YdeI/OmpD-associated family protein: MSNLSGGLVHELPQDFVEALSKNKKIIELWESLTPIARNEFICWVEDAKQEKTRVKRIDRAIEELLEGKKQPCCWVGCIHRTDKKPGKWQQEVLINKKLRK, from the coding sequence ATGTCTAATCTCTCCGGTGGTCTTGTACATGAACTGCCTCAAGATTTTGTTGAGGCTTTGAGTAAAAATAAGAAAATTATTGAACTTTGGGAAAGTCTGACACCCATTGCTCGTAATGAATTTATTTGCTGGGTAGAGGATGCGAAACAGGAAAAGACCCGAGTAAAACGGATTGATCGTGCCATTGAGGAACTTCTTGAAGGAAAGAAACAGCCATGTTGCTGGGTAGGTTGCATTCATCGCACTGACAAGAAGCCTGGTAAATGGCAGCAAGAAGTTTTAATCAATAAGAAGCTAAGAAAATAA
- a CDS encoding DUF3658 domain-containing protein: MDEAPIPNPPLSARERSLLAKLSSAELEAIDSAVLSCTHSRWRKAAMVVSLSMETLSQQYPEFSDVFYAERVRALVGSGKLESQGNLAYMRFSEVRQTHEA; encoded by the coding sequence ATGGACGAAGCACCTATACCCAACCCGCCATTGAGCGCACGAGAGAGATCGCTGCTCGCGAAGCTCAGCTCGGCAGAACTCGAGGCCATCGATTCGGCGGTGTTGTCTTGTACGCATTCTCGCTGGCGCAAGGCGGCTATGGTGGTCAGCCTGAGTATGGAAACTCTCAGCCAGCAATATCCCGAGTTTTCGGATGTCTTTTATGCTGAGCGCGTGCGTGCACTCGTGGGCTCCGGGAAGCTGGAGTCTCAAGGCAACCTCGCCTACATGCGGTTCAGCGAGGTTCGGCAAACCCATGAAGCCTAA
- a CDS encoding tetratricopeptide repeat protein, with the protein MEAFTILFIIAAVAAVWVWVKKSQKNSPKQAANELEPKLDQYHQAISATAQRLVEIINESLKIANESKNADTKVSRLDVAKKRLEELKKLSDEHSFIKLTQLSKVEQSIADLEQEFLQAQYREAAEGNMRGQELEKEGNVDAAILEYERLLEEGVDTPFTYRRLAIIYSKRKETDEELRVLRAAIKNIPVENSTHYKWFAERLAKK; encoded by the coding sequence GTGGAAGCATTTACAATTCTGTTCATCATCGCGGCTGTAGCAGCCGTTTGGGTCTGGGTAAAAAAGTCCCAGAAAAACTCACCAAAACAGGCCGCGAATGAATTAGAGCCGAAGCTAGATCAATACCATCAAGCGATTTCGGCTACGGCACAGCGATTGGTTGAGATCATTAACGAGTCACTGAAGATTGCCAACGAGTCAAAGAATGCTGACACAAAAGTATCGAGGCTAGATGTAGCTAAGAAACGCCTGGAAGAACTTAAAAAACTTTCAGACGAGCATTCATTTATCAAGCTCACTCAGCTTTCAAAAGTTGAGCAATCAATAGCTGATTTAGAGCAAGAATTCCTGCAGGCGCAATATCGGGAGGCCGCTGAAGGAAATATGCGCGGCCAAGAGTTAGAAAAAGAAGGAAATGTAGATGCAGCCATACTTGAATATGAACGGCTGCTAGAAGAAGGGGTCGACACTCCGTTTACATATCGACGGCTTGCAATTATATATTCAAAAAGAAAAGAAACAGATGAAGAACTGCGGGTACTTCGAGCAGCTATCAAAAACATACCAGTTGAGAATAGCACCCACTACAAATGGTTTGCTGAACGATTGGCGAAAAAATAA
- a CDS encoding IS91 family transposase, giving the protein MGNEASVQQALSQFLQPQMLDAQRQRVCRHLLHCRTAAMGGRRWQCSECQHEQVEYFSCRDRHCPQCQWRATLQWAQRQHSHVLPVPYHHLVFTLPHQLNGWVQLHPELIYRLLFSTVWRTLDHFAHDPKRLNGQLGMTAVLHTWGQTLSQHVHLHCLVPAGALDQQGQWQAARSNYLFPVRALSRRYRGLMVSALRQAADQQQLRRVTHPGEVGHMLNALMATEWVVYSKPCLQHTTRVIDYLARYTRRIAISNARVLQIDSQTVTLSYKDYRHGARLRRMTLAGDEFVRRFLLHILPKGLMRVRHYGFLANRCRRVRLGQIRKALENPATENDSACAPVMTTAVPAPCQQCQRTTLRCTAIFAPRTVSDSGRMRRR; this is encoded by the coding sequence ATGGGTAACGAAGCCAGTGTCCAGCAGGCGCTGAGCCAGTTTCTTCAGCCCCAGATGCTGGACGCACAGCGTCAGCGTGTCTGCCGCCACCTGCTGCACTGTCGCACCGCGGCCATGGGTGGTCGACGCTGGCAGTGCAGCGAGTGTCAACACGAGCAGGTGGAATACTTCAGTTGTCGAGACCGCCATTGTCCACAGTGTCAGTGGCGAGCAACCCTGCAGTGGGCCCAACGTCAGCACAGCCATGTGCTGCCGGTGCCCTACCACCATCTGGTGTTCACCCTGCCGCATCAGCTCAACGGCTGGGTGCAGTTGCATCCAGAACTGATCTACCGGCTGCTGTTCAGTACGGTCTGGCGCACGCTGGATCACTTTGCCCATGATCCCAAACGATTGAACGGCCAATTGGGCATGACCGCCGTACTGCATACCTGGGGGCAAACCTTGAGCCAGCATGTGCACTTGCATTGTCTGGTGCCGGCCGGCGCTCTGGATCAGCAGGGCCAGTGGCAAGCGGCCCGCAGCAACTACCTGTTCCCGGTACGGGCGTTATCCCGGCGTTATCGGGGCCTGATGGTCAGTGCCTTGCGCCAGGCGGCAGACCAGCAGCAATTGCGGCGCGTGACACATCCGGGAGAAGTCGGGCATATGCTCAATGCGCTGATGGCGACCGAGTGGGTGGTCTACAGCAAGCCCTGCTTGCAGCACACAACCCGTGTCATCGATTACCTGGCGCGTTACACCCGCCGCATCGCCATCAGCAATGCCCGGGTACTACAGATCGATAGTCAGACGGTCACCTTGAGCTACAAGGACTATCGGCATGGCGCACGACTGCGGCGCATGACCCTGGCTGGTGACGAGTTCGTCCGCCGTTTCCTGCTGCATATCCTGCCCAAGGGGCTGATGCGGGTCAGGCATTACGGTTTTCTGGCCAACCGTTGCCGGCGGGTACGCCTGGGGCAGATACGTAAAGCCCTGGAAAACCCTGCGACTGAAAACGACAGCGCTTGCGCACCGGTCATGACCACAGCGGTTCCGGCACCATGCCAGCAGTGCCAGCGGACGACGCTACGCTGTACTGCCATCTTCGCACCACGCACCGTAAGCGATAGCGGTCGGATGCGACGACGCTGA
- a CDS encoding tyrosine-type recombinase/integrase: protein MTPLRQKMITAMQVRGFSPRTHQSYLYAVQKLARHYRQSPDQLSLEQVSAYLEYLACERHLSASSCRQALHAIRFLFMQVLKRGDLDTPIPVPKQPQRIPELLTRAEVARILAACRNHKHHMMLEVCYSCGLRVSELCQLKVSNIDSQRHLLRVTQGKGAKDRPVILSDTVLQHLRAYWQHYRPSDWLFPSNLIPERAIHPSSIQKVYCRAKASAGVYRQGGIHGLRHAYATHLLEAGLPIHQLQHLLGHSDIRTTLRYVHWLPGRTERSNAETDLLAGLEVIHG, encoded by the coding sequence ATGACACCGCTCAGGCAAAAAATGATTACCGCCATGCAAGTGCGCGGTTTTTCACCCCGAACCCATCAGTCCTATCTTTATGCCGTGCAGAAGCTAGCCCGGCATTACCGGCAATCACCTGATCAACTTAGCCTGGAACAGGTCAGTGCGTACCTGGAATACCTGGCGTGTGAGCGGCACTTGTCCGCTTCGAGTTGCCGGCAAGCGCTGCATGCCATTCGTTTTCTATTCATGCAGGTGCTCAAGCGCGGGGATCTGGATACACCGATTCCCGTACCGAAGCAGCCGCAACGCATTCCGGAGTTGCTGACGCGGGCCGAAGTGGCCCGGATCCTGGCGGCCTGTCGCAACCACAAGCACCACATGATGCTGGAGGTCTGCTACAGCTGTGGCTTGCGGGTCAGTGAGCTATGCCAACTCAAAGTCAGCAATATTGATAGCCAGCGACACTTGTTGCGTGTCACCCAAGGTAAAGGCGCCAAGGATCGCCCGGTAATTCTGAGCGACACCGTGCTACAGCATCTGCGAGCCTACTGGCAGCACTACCGACCTAGCGACTGGCTGTTCCCCAGTAACCTGATACCTGAGCGCGCCATTCATCCGAGCAGCATCCAGAAAGTCTATTGCCGGGCCAAGGCCAGTGCCGGGGTGTACCGTCAAGGCGGCATACATGGGTTACGCCATGCCTATGCCACGCACCTGCTGGAAGCAGGATTACCCATCCATCAGTTGCAGCATTTGCTGGGCCACAGCGACATTCGAACCACGCTGCGCTATGTCCACTGGCTGCCAGGTCGGACCGAACGCAGCAATGCCGAGACCGACCTGCTGGCTGGCCTGGAGGTGATCCATGGGTAA
- a CDS encoding phage integrase N-terminal SAM-like domain-containing protein — MDTLPPKPRLRELFRNVIRVNRYSIRTEKTYWYWVRFYLRYHKMRHPLKWGLLKSMNF, encoded by the coding sequence ATGGATACGTTACCACCCAAACCTCGACTCAGAGAACTGTTTCGCAACGTCATCCGGGTTAACCGTTACAGCATCAGGACGGAAAAAACCTATTGGTACTGGGTCCGCTTTTATCTTCGTTATCATAAGATGCGACACCCGCTTAAATGGGGCCTGCTGAAGTCAATGAATTTCTGA
- a CDS encoding integron integrase — protein MGPAEVNEFLTWLAVKRNVAAATQNQALNALVFLYAKVLEQPLGDIGEAVRARKSMRIPTVLTHDEAIKIIALLKEPYNLLASLMYGSGLRVVEACRLRLKDIDFERQIITVHSGKGDKDRTTLLPVSLIQPLQQRKARIFTAWQAQNPFYQCQVSLPFALKRKYPEASRSVEWQWFFPSLTLCHDDDGAVVRHHLHNSTVQKAVKQAVRQAAIGKPAGCHTFRHTFATELLRRGSDIRTVQTLLGHADVRTTQIYTHVLGQGFAGVQSPLG, from the coding sequence ATGGGGCCTGCTGAAGTCAATGAATTTCTGACCTGGCTTGCAGTCAAACGCAACGTTGCTGCGGCCACCCAAAATCAGGCGTTGAATGCGCTCGTATTTCTATATGCGAAGGTACTGGAACAACCCTTGGGTGATATTGGTGAGGCTGTTCGTGCCCGTAAATCAATGCGTATTCCTACGGTGCTCACCCATGATGAAGCGATCAAGATTATAGCTCTGCTGAAAGAGCCCTATAATTTGCTCGCATCACTTATGTACGGCTCAGGCTTGCGTGTTGTCGAAGCCTGTCGGTTACGCTTGAAAGATATCGACTTTGAGCGCCAAATTATTACGGTTCACAGCGGTAAAGGTGACAAGGATAGAACCACGCTGTTGCCAGTCAGTTTGATCCAGCCTTTGCAACAGCGCAAAGCTCGGATCTTTACAGCATGGCAAGCACAAAACCCTTTTTATCAGTGCCAGGTCAGCTTGCCATTTGCGCTGAAGCGAAAGTACCCCGAGGCATCCAGGTCTGTGGAATGGCAGTGGTTTTTTCCTTCTTTGACGCTTTGCCACGACGACGATGGTGCCGTTGTTCGCCATCATTTGCATAACAGCACTGTGCAAAAAGCAGTAAAGCAAGCTGTTCGGCAAGCTGCGATTGGCAAACCCGCTGGCTGCCACACTTTCCGCCACACCTTTGCGACCGAGTTGCTGCGTCGTGGCAGCGATATCCGTACGGTACAGACGTTGCTGGGTCATGCTGACGTGCGCACGACCCAAATCTATACCCATGTTCTCGGTCAGGGATTTGCCGGGGTGCAGAGTCCATTGGGTTAG
- the purL gene encoding phosphoribosylformylglycinamidine synthase, which produces MHSLRGAPALSVFRRNKLLARVQAKVPGVTGLYAEFMHFADLSAALDSDQQAVLERLLSYGPSVPVEEPNGALLLVVPRFGTISPWSSKASDIAHNCGLGVIKRLERGIAYYVSGELSSEELAKVKALLHDRMTELVLDQVEDAASLFAHTEPKPFNRVDILGGGRAALEQANVELGLALAEDEIDYLVQSFSELKRNPSDVELMMFAQANSEHCRHKIFNASWDIDGQAQDKSLFGMIKNTHEMHREGVLSAYKDNAAVIEGFVAGRFFPQPDSREYRAVEEPVHILMKVETHNHPTAIAPFPGASTGSGGEIRDEGATGRGGKPKAGLSGFTVSNLRIPGFEQPWEEDNGKPGRIVTPLQIMIDGPLGGAAFNNEFGRPNLTGYFRTFEQTVQSPRGPEVRGYHKPIMIAGGMGNIRANHVEKDEIPVGAKLIVLGGPAMLIGLGGGAASSMATGASAEDLDFASVQRDNPEMERRCQEVIDRCWQLGEKNPIKFIHDVGAGGLSNAFPELVNDGERGGRFELRNIPNDEPGMSPLEIWSNESQERYVMAVDPADFERFQAICERERCPFAVVGEATEERHLLLNDTHFDNQPVDMPLSVLLGKPPRMHRSVEREAEPSDDFQPDMNLEEAALRVLRLPAVASKNFLITIGDRSITGLVARDQMVGPWQVPVADCAVTATSFDVNTGEAMAMGERTPLALLDSPASGRMAVAETVTNLAAARIEKLSDIKLSANWMAAAGHPGEDARLYDTVKAVGMELCPQLGITIPVGKDSMSMKTRWNDAGEDKSVTSPMSLIVTGFAPVQNVRATLTPQLRLDKGESDLILIDLGRGQNRLGGSALAQVYNRIGQTGPDLDDAEDLKAFFAVIQGLNQDELLLAYHDRSDGGLLATLAEMAFAGRCGLDISLDVLADNAAQLAGVLFNEELGAVIQVRQADTEAVLAQLSAAGLGDCSAVIGQPQSEQTLNFSFNGDAVLSGSRAAWQQAWSETSWQIQRLRDNAECADQEFEALADDANPGLSTLLSFDVNEDIAAPYINTGIRPQVAILREQGVNGQVEMAAAFTRAGFTAIDVHMSDILAGRVDLAEFRGLVACGGFSYGDVLGAGEGWAKSILFNAQAREAFSAFFQRPDTFALGVCNGCQMLSNLRELIPGSDHWPHFVRNRSEQFEARVAMVEVQASPSIFLSGMVGSRLPIAIAHGEGHAEFADSSAVDACEASNSVALRYIDNRGRMTERYPANPNGSPHGITGLTTRDGRVTIMMPHPERVFRAVQNSWRPDDWNEDGGWMRMFRNARAWVG; this is translated from the coding sequence ATGCATAGCCTGCGTGGAGCCCCAGCCCTTTCCGTTTTCCGCCGCAATAAACTGCTCGCCCGTGTGCAGGCCAAAGTGCCAGGGGTTACCGGGCTGTATGCCGAATTCATGCACTTTGCCGACCTGTCAGCGGCGCTCGACAGCGATCAGCAGGCTGTCCTTGAGCGGCTGCTCAGCTATGGCCCCTCGGTACCGGTGGAAGAACCCAATGGTGCTTTGCTGTTGGTAGTACCGCGCTTTGGCACCATCTCGCCGTGGTCGAGCAAGGCCAGCGATATTGCCCATAACTGTGGCCTGGGTGTAATCAAGCGGCTGGAGCGCGGCATTGCCTATTACGTCAGCGGTGAGCTGAGCAGCGAGGAACTGGCTAAGGTCAAGGCGCTGCTGCACGACCGCATGACCGAACTGGTACTGGATCAGGTCGAAGACGCCGCCAGCCTGTTCGCCCATACCGAGCCCAAGCCGTTCAATCGGGTCGACATTCTCGGCGGTGGTCGCGCTGCGCTGGAGCAGGCCAACGTCGAGCTGGGCCTGGCCCTGGCCGAGGATGAAATCGACTATCTGGTACAGAGCTTCAGCGAGCTCAAGCGCAACCCCAGCGACGTCGAGCTGATGATGTTCGCCCAGGCCAACTCCGAGCACTGCCGGCACAAGATTTTCAACGCCAGCTGGGATATCGACGGTCAGGCCCAGGACAAGAGCCTGTTCGGCATGATCAAGAACACCCATGAGATGCACCGCGAGGGCGTGCTGTCGGCCTACAAGGACAACGCGGCGGTGATCGAGGGCTTCGTCGCCGGGCGTTTCTTCCCGCAGCCCGACAGCCGTGAATACCGTGCGGTTGAAGAGCCGGTCCACATTCTGATGAAGGTGGAAACCCACAACCACCCGACCGCCATTGCGCCGTTCCCCGGCGCTTCCACCGGCTCCGGTGGCGAGATCCGTGACGAAGGCGCAACCGGCCGGGGCGGCAAGCCCAAGGCTGGTCTGAGCGGCTTTACCGTGTCCAACCTGCGGATTCCTGGCTTCGAGCAGCCCTGGGAAGAAGACAACGGCAAGCCCGGGCGCATCGTCACCCCGCTGCAGATCATGATTGACGGCCCGCTCGGCGGCGCCGCCTTCAACAACGAATTCGGCCGGCCGAACCTGACCGGCTACTTCCGTACCTTCGAGCAGACCGTGCAGTCCCCGCGCGGCCCGGAAGTACGCGGCTACCACAAGCCGATCATGATTGCCGGCGGCATGGGCAACATCCGCGCCAATCATGTTGAAAAGGACGAGATCCCGGTCGGCGCCAAGCTGATCGTGCTCGGCGGCCCGGCCATGCTGATCGGCCTGGGCGGCGGTGCAGCCTCGTCGATGGCCACCGGTGCCAGTGCCGAAGACCTCGACTTTGCCTCAGTCCAGCGCGACAACCCGGAAATGGAACGCCGCTGCCAGGAAGTGATCGACCGCTGCTGGCAACTGGGCGAGAAGAACCCGATCAAGTTTATCCACGACGTAGGTGCCGGCGGCCTGTCCAACGCCTTCCCGGAGCTGGTCAACGATGGCGAGCGCGGCGGGCGTTTCGAGCTGCGCAATATCCCCAACGACGAGCCGGGCATGAGCCCGCTGGAAATCTGGTCGAACGAATCCCAGGAGCGCTACGTGATGGCGGTCGATCCCGCCGATTTCGAGCGCTTCCAGGCCATCTGCGAGCGCGAGCGCTGCCCGTTTGCGGTGGTTGGCGAGGCAACTGAAGAGCGTCACCTGCTGCTCAATGACACGCATTTTGACAACCAGCCGGTCGACATGCCGCTGTCAGTCCTGCTTGGCAAGCCGCCGCGCATGCACCGCAGTGTTGAGCGTGAGGCCGAGCCGAGCGACGACTTCCAGCCGGACATGAACCTGGAAGAAGCCGCCCTGCGTGTACTGCGCCTGCCGGCCGTAGCCAGCAAGAACTTCCTGATCACCATCGGCGACCGCTCGATCACCGGCCTGGTAGCCCGCGACCAGATGGTTGGCCCCTGGCAGGTACCGGTTGCCGACTGCGCCGTGACCGCCACCAGCTTTGATGTGAATACCGGTGAAGCCATGGCAATGGGCGAGCGCACTCCGCTGGCCCTGCTCGATTCCCCGGCTTCCGGGCGCATGGCCGTCGCTGAAACCGTCACCAACCTGGCGGCCGCGCGGATCGAAAAACTGTCTGACATCAAACTGTCGGCCAACTGGATGGCCGCTGCCGGCCACCCCGGTGAAGATGCCCGCCTGTACGACACGGTCAAGGCCGTGGGCATGGAGCTGTGCCCGCAACTGGGTATTACCATCCCGGTGGGCAAGGACTCGATGTCGATGAAGACCCGCTGGAACGATGCCGGCGAAGACAAGAGCGTCACCTCGCCGATGTCACTGATCGTCACCGGCTTTGCCCCGGTGCAGAACGTGCGCGCCACTCTGACCCCGCAACTGCGGCTGGACAAGGGCGAGTCCGACCTGATCCTGATCGACCTTGGCCGTGGCCAGAACCGCCTTGGCGGCTCGGCGCTGGCCCAGGTCTACAACCGTATCGGCCAGACCGGCCCGGACCTGGACGACGCCGAAGACCTCAAGGCCTTCTTCGCCGTGATTCAAGGGCTGAATCAGGACGAACTGCTGCTGGCTTACCACGACCGCTCCGACGGTGGCCTGCTTGCCACTCTGGCGGAAATGGCCTTTGCCGGCCGCTGTGGCCTGGATATCAGCCTTGATGTGCTGGCCGACAACGCCGCACAACTGGCAGGCGTACTGTTCAACGAAGAGCTGGGCGCGGTGATCCAGGTACGTCAGGCCGACACCGAAGCGGTGCTGGCGCAACTGTCCGCCGCCGGCCTGGGCGACTGCAGCGCCGTGATCGGCCAGCCGCAGAGCGAGCAGACCCTGAACTTCAGCTTCAACGGCGACGCTGTACTCAGCGGCAGCCGCGCCGCCTGGCAACAGGCCTGGAGCGAAACCAGCTGGCAGATCCAGCGCCTGCGCGACAACGCCGAGTGCGCCGATCAGGAGTTCGAAGCCCTGGCCGACGACGCCAACCCGGGTCTGAGCACGCTGCTCAGCTTTGACGTCAATGAGGACATCGCCGCGCCCTACATCAACACCGGCATTCGCCCGCAGGTGGCAATTTTGCGCGAGCAGGGCGTCAACGGTCAGGTGGAAATGGCGGCTGCCTTCACCCGTGCCGGATTCACCGCCATCGACGTACACATGAGCGATATTCTCGCCGGCCGCGTCGATCTGGCCGAATTCCGCGGGCTGGTCGCCTGTGGTGGCTTCTCCTACGGTGACGTACTTGGCGCCGGCGAAGGCTGGGCCAAGTCGATCCTGTTCAACGCCCAGGCCCGCGAAGCCTTCAGCGCCTTCTTCCAGCGCCCGGACACCTTCGCCCTTGGTGTCTGCAACGGTTGCCAGATGCTTTCCAACCTGCGCGAACTGATCCCTGGTAGCGATCACTGGCCGCACTTTGTGCGCAACCGTTCCGAGCAGTTTGAGGCCCGGGTAGCCATGGTCGAAGTTCAGGCCTCACCGTCGATCTTCCTCAGCGGCATGGTCGGCTCGCGCCTGCCGATCGCCATCGCCCACGGCGAAGGGCACGCCGAGTTTGCCGACAGCAGCGCCGTCGACGCCTGCGAAGCCAGCAACAGCGTCGCCCTGCGTTACATCGACAACCGTGGCCGCATGACCGAACGCTACCCCGCCAACCCCAACGGTTCGCCGCACGGCATCACCGGCCTGACCACTCGCGATGGCCGCGTCACCATCATGATGCCGCACCCCGAGCGGGTATTCCGCGCTGTCCAGAACTCCTGGCGTCCTGACGACTGGAACGAAGACGGCGGCTGGATGCGCATGTTCCGCAACGCTCGCGCCTGGGTCGGCTAA